Genomic window (Alnus glutinosa chromosome 9, dhAlnGlut1.1, whole genome shotgun sequence):
ttgaatctatccaaaagtgagtttgctgacttcactataatcttggaatttgattggtttttcttctaaaacctgaaaaatacaagaaaacacaaaaacaacacaaaacatcaaattataacaaaactaagagcataacatatgtaaattaaggggcttgaatgtgtaacattcagcacttatcaagaGCTCGTCTCTCCTTTTCTGTAACACACAGATTGCTGTTTTGGATTTTCAGGGATTTTGATGGagaatttaaagagaaattggGGATAAATTGCAATagatatattaattaaactGAGAAAACATAAGATTGGCACAATTTGAGGTTGCTAGCCTCCGGAGATAATTCTCACAATTCCAAAAGCTAAGCTGCACAGTCCAGAATACGAGGCTTATATACTGTCTCTTTACAAATATCTCCCAACCCTACTTAAGACGATGCCACTTTAGGAAACCCAAAACGGCTAGCTTAGGAACTAAACGACAGAcctctttttaattaaaacgcACAGTACCCTTCCAAAATGTACCGTTCAATCTACTTCCTACGCACCGTTTACTTCCTTCTAGAATACTCCAGCTGGACCTCACTTTCGAACTCAACACTTCCTTCAACCACTCGCCTCTCTCCTCTTTCAAGCTTCAGACTTtactcattttctctctctacgAATGGCTGTGACAATACCCTCTCCCtcaaaacaccttgcccacaaggtttGGGTAGGCACCCCGGAAGTTGTTGAGTTCTCCCTAGGCTGCATCATCAACATCTTGGCCCTCCCAACGGACCAGCAATTCAATGATGGGCCGATAATCCTTGGGTCTGGAGCGACGGTCAAGAATCTCGGCTAGCTCGGGGCGGAGGATGCTGTTGGAGTCAACCAGTGGTAGTTTGGGCAGAGGCGAGGTGGAAGATCCCAACTTGGGTTTAAGTTAGGATACATGGAAGACCGGGTGAATATGGGCGTCCTCCGGTAGATCCAGTTCATAAGCCACCTTGCCAACACGGCGGGTGATGCGGAAGGGGCCGTAGAAGTTAGGTGAGAGCTTCAAGGCACGGCGGTACGCCACCGTGGACTGTCTGTACGGCTAGAGGCGCAGGTACACCATTTGCTCTAGTTTAAATTCCCTCTCAGTATGCCATAGGTCAGCatattttttcattctttgcTAGGCATGCTGCATATTTTGCTTGAGGAGGGTGAGAATTTGCTCTCAGTTGCGAAGCACTTCATCCACCGCCTCCACTCGGGTAGGCCCGGAACATAGCTTAGAAGCCTAGGAGGGGGTACCCCATAAACTGCTTCATATGGGGTCATCCGAATGGCAGAGTGCCAAGTTGTGTTGTAAGAGTACTCAACCCAAGGCAACCAATAGGTCCATTGCTTAGGACTGTCCTGTGTGAAGCAGCGTAGGTAGGTCTCCAAGCACTTGTTCACAATCTCTGTTTGGCCATTTGTTTGCGGGTGGTAGCTAGTGCTGAGTTTGAGTGAGGTGCCCTGTAATCGGAACAATTCGGCCCAGAAGGCACTAGTGAATATAGGGTCGCGGTCAGAGATGATGGATTGGGGCATTCCATGTAGCTTGAGGATATTTTGAATAAAGAGTTGGGCCACCTTAGCTAATGTGTAGGGGTGAGAGAGGGAAATGAAGTGGTTGTATTTGGAGAGTCGGTCCACCACCACCAGGATGACTGAGTGACCTTGGGAAATGGGTAGTCCTTCGACAAAGTCTAAGGATATGTCTGTCCAGACCTGGTTCGAAATAGGAAGGGGTTGTAGTAACCGTCCCGGGAAGATGTTTTCACCCTTGTTCTGTTGGCATACATCACATTCCCTTATGAAGTTTTTGATATCTTTCCTCATGCCCTGCCAATAAAAATCCCGTTTAGCCCTTTATAATGTTTTGTCATAGCTCGAGTGCTCTGCTGCTGGGTCACTGTGTACATAGAGTAACACCTGACCCTTAATTGTAGAGGAGCTTCCCAACAGGATTTTCTGCTTGTACAACAAAAGCCCATCTCTAAGAGAGAACTTGCGGGTATCGATGTCATTCTTGTGCCACCTTTCAATCAATTGTTGAAGTTCCCCATCCTCTAGATATTGTTGTTTAAGTTCATCAACCCAGCTGGCAGTAGGAATGGACAGTAAGGACAGGGTTATTTCTTCctcccaaccatttttccttGAGAGTGCATCAACCACTCTATTCTCAACCCCCTTCTTATACTCTACCACGAAATCATAACCCAATAGCTTCATGATCCATTTCTGCTGAAATGGGGTCCCGACTTTCTGCTCTAGTAAAAATTTAAGGCTTTGCTGGTCAGTTTTGACCACAAAGGGCTATCCCAGTAGGTATGGCCTCTACTTTTATGTCGCAGTTACAAGGGCAAACAATTCTTTCTCATAGGTTGACATGTGAAGTGCCTTTCCTTTGAGAGCTTTAGTAAGGAAGGCAATAGGTCTACTGCCCTACATTAGGACTGCCCCTATACGCACTCCACTCGCGTCACACTCTATGACGAAGGGTTGGGCAAAGTTAGGTAGGGCTAGGACCGGAGCTTGAGTCACTGCAGTTTTTAGAGCCAAGAAAGCCGCTTGAGAAGGTTCTGTCCAAGTAAAGGAGTTTTTCTTGAGCATGATTGTCAATGGGGCTGCGATCGACCCATATCCCCTTATGAATTTTCTGTAGTACCCTATCAAACCCAGAAAACCCCTCAAGGCTTTAATGGATTTAGGGTGTGGCCAGTCAACCATATCTTGAATCTTCTCGAGATCTACACATACCCTTTGAGCCGAGACCACATGACCAAAATATTCTACTTCCAAGCATGCAAACTTACACTTAGACAACTTAGCAAATAATTGGTGTTGCCTTAAGAGGTCCAAGGCTGTCTTTAGATGAGTAAGATGGGTTTCCATATTGGGGCTGTAGATCAAtatatcatcaaagaaaacgAGAATGAATTTCCGTAAAAAGGGCTGGAAAATGTGGTTCATAAGGCTCTGGAAAAGTGGAGGGGGCATTGGTTAGCCCAAAGGGCATAACCAATAACTCATAGTGTCCAACATGAGTTCAGAAGGCAGTCTTCGGTATGTTAGCCTCAACCACTTGTATCTGGTGGTATCCGGACCTTAAGtccaatttagaaaaaaaattttgccCCCCATAACTCATCGACCACAAGAATTGGGAATTTATCCTTTACGGTTACCTTGTTTAAGGCTCAGAAGTCCATGCACATTCTCTATGTGCCATCTGCCTTCCACACTAGCAACACCGGAGAAGAAAAGGGGTTGTGGCTGGGTCGGATAACCCCTGAGTCCAGCAACTCTTGAACGATCCGCTCTATCTTCCTTTTGATAAAACGGATACCGGTAAGGTTGAACGGAAACCAGTTGTGCTCCATCTTGAAGTGTGATCGAGTGGTCATGAGCCCGATGAGGGGGTAGTCCATTGGGCTCTTGGAAGATGTCTTGAAACTCTTGGAGCATGGCAGCCACTAGCCCAGGCAGTGGTGGCTGTTTGGAAACTAAAGTGGACTGGCTGTGCCCCAATGGTTCATTAGTAGGCTGGCCCAGTACTTGCAGTAGGAGGCCCTTTTTCTCATGCTTAGAGAGCTTAAAGGAGTCCCCTCCTTCCCAACTTAACTTGACACCCTGCTTAAGCCCATGTAAGGTGCAGGTAACCCTCGTAAAAACAAACTCCATTGTTAACTTGGTGAAATCCCACAAAACGGGGCCAAGAGTCCTGAGCCACTGAATACCCAATACAGCCTCACAGCCGGCCAAATGTAGAATAAAAAACTCAATTCGAAAGGTGAACCCTTGCATCCTAACCTCCACTTCCCTACTTTTTCCTGCGCTTGCAACCTCTTGCCTATTTGCAATTTTGACCTTGATTCCGTCCTGTCCAGTTGGCCAAATTCCCAGTGCAGAAGCCAATTTGGTATCCACAAAATTGTGGGTACTACCAGAATCAATTAGGATAACAGCTTTGTAAAATCGAATAAGGCCCACTATCCTCAGTCTTAGGACTGGGAGACCCAGTGATAGCATTCAATGAAATTTCGAGGAactcctccaaaaaaaaatccccagGGTCTTCATCAGGCTGGGCTGTAGCCTTCGCTCCCTCGTCCTCCCCATTGTCAAATGCCTCGATGAGAAAAAGTTTTGGGACCTGGCATATGTGTCCCCTAGTCCACTTGGCATTGCACGAGTAGCATAACCCCTTACGTTGGTGGTCTTCCATCTAGGCCTGGGTGATCTTCTGGACCAGCACTGGGGCGCTGCTGGGATTGACGGGTTCGGCCTTGGCTTGGCCTCCTCCTTCAAGTGGAGGCAAGTATTGCTGCCAGGGTTGAAATGACAGATGGCTTTTAGTGGGAGTGAAGCTACTCCCCTTGGCCACTCCAACTGGGAGCTCAGTGGTCAAGCCTCGGTGAGACTAGGTCACTTGTAGAGATCTCCAGCTGGACCAAATTCCCTTAGTGACATTCATAATACACTCTTCCTGAATCCGGGCAAGTGAGAATGCATCCACGAAGTTTTTAGGATTAAACATCCTGACCGGGAGGTGGATCTCCTCCTTCAACCCACCATGAA
Coding sequences:
- the LOC133876933 gene encoding uncharacterized mitochondrial protein AtMg00860-like — translated: MPPPLFQSLMNHIFQPFLRKFILVFFDDILIYSPNMETHLTHLKTALDLLRQHQLFAKLSKCKFACLEVEYFGHVVSAQRVCVDLEKIQDMVDWPHPKSIKALRGFLGLIGYYRKFIRGYGSIAAPLTIMLKKNSFTWTEPSQAAFLALKTAVTQAPVLALPNFAQPFVIECDASGVRIGAVLM